A portion of the uncultured Draconibacterium sp. genome contains these proteins:
- a CDS encoding DUF6261 family protein — protein sequence MIEKMLTNSRTTDVHGTTRLLINAFQQSALTEDRPLMQLFTTIAEQNTGLGNAIDRSKAQSILADKDDIRDAADRAVGYLVKGYTYHPDETIRNAALLVERMFDKYGFAVTREGYVTESSHLVSMLTDLAAPEIQAAIVLLSGVAENIAALQTAQNDFENTQAQYAEELAEEDNLPNATNLKKEVLALLNDDLVVFLRSAERFQAETYGTFAAVVAKIIADNNIAVRKRRSSDDPDEE from the coding sequence ATGATTGAAAAAATGCTAACAAACAGCCGCACAACCGATGTGCACGGAACTACACGTTTACTTATTAATGCCTTCCAACAATCGGCCTTAACCGAAGACCGACCGCTTATGCAATTGTTTACTACTATTGCCGAACAAAACACTGGTCTTGGCAATGCCATCGACCGCTCGAAAGCACAAAGTATTCTGGCCGATAAGGATGATATTCGCGATGCTGCCGACCGGGCTGTTGGTTATCTGGTTAAAGGGTACACTTACCACCCCGACGAAACTATTCGTAATGCAGCGCTATTGGTTGAGCGCATGTTCGACAAATATGGTTTCGCTGTTACCAGAGAAGGCTATGTAACCGAATCGTCGCACCTGGTATCGATGTTGACCGATTTGGCTGCTCCCGAAATACAGGCGGCCATTGTTTTGCTGTCGGGAGTGGCCGAAAATATTGCAGCACTTCAAACAGCTCAAAACGATTTTGAGAATACTCAGGCCCAGTATGCCGAAGAACTGGCCGAAGAAGATAACCTGCCAAATGCCACAAACCTTAAAAAAGAAGTGCTTGCCCTGCTAAACGACGATTTGGTGGTGTTCCTTCGCTCTGCCGAACGTTTTCAGGCCGAAACCTACGGAACTTTTGCTGCTGTGGTTGCCAAAATTATTGCCGATAATAACATAGCCGTACGCAAACGCCGTAGTAGCGATGATCCGGATGAAGAATAA
- a CDS encoding glycosyl hydrolase 53 family protein, which yields MKQIILSYLLLLALFIFAACSDDSNDPDDPTPEPETKELIAAMDLSQLPEIELANPTFYDFNGNEKDFLSIVKDNGVNTVRLRLWVDPENEHSGFNEVKTFSDELKSKGFDIWLTVHYSDTWADPGQQNKPARWSDISYSALKDSVYAYTDKIMMEISPDYIQIGNEINPGFLHPEGNIQNQTFQFLELMEQGIKAVRDNSSTTKIIIHYAGLDNADWFFNVVRNLDYDIIGLSYYPIWHGKSLANLKNTLTTLSETFNKEIVLAETAYPFTLDWNDWTNNIVGQNDQLILPDYPATKTGQQQFIERIRQISFDEVEKGRGFCYWGAELIAWKGTEATNASPWENQAVFDFENKALPVLSVFGEE from the coding sequence ATGAAACAAATAATATTGAGTTATTTGCTGCTGCTGGCATTATTTATTTTTGCAGCCTGCTCGGATGATAGTAATGATCCGGATGATCCGACTCCGGAACCGGAAACCAAGGAATTGATTGCCGCCATGGATTTGTCGCAACTGCCCGAGATAGAATTGGCAAATCCGACTTTCTACGACTTTAATGGCAATGAAAAAGACTTTCTCAGCATCGTAAAAGATAATGGCGTGAACACGGTTCGTCTGCGTTTGTGGGTTGATCCGGAGAATGAACATTCAGGCTTTAACGAGGTAAAAACTTTTTCCGATGAGCTAAAATCGAAAGGTTTCGACATTTGGCTAACGGTACATTATTCCGACACCTGGGCCGATCCCGGGCAACAAAACAAGCCCGCGCGTTGGAGCGATATTTCTTATTCAGCCTTAAAAGACAGCGTTTATGCTTACACCGATAAGATCATGATGGAAATTTCTCCCGATTACATTCAGATCGGGAATGAGATAAATCCAGGATTTTTGCATCCTGAAGGAAATATTCAGAACCAGACTTTCCAGTTTCTGGAGCTGATGGAACAAGGTATTAAGGCTGTTCGCGACAACTCTTCAACCACAAAAATTATTATTCATTATGCCGGACTCGATAATGCCGACTGGTTTTTTAATGTGGTGCGCAACCTCGATTACGACATCATTGGTTTATCGTACTACCCCATTTGGCATGGTAAAAGTTTAGCAAACCTGAAAAATACGCTGACCACACTGAGCGAAACATTTAACAAAGAAATTGTATTGGCGGAAACCGCCTATCCATTTACGCTCGACTGGAACGACTGGACCAATAATATTGTTGGGCAAAACGACCAATTGATTCTCCCCGATTACCCTGCCACAAAAACGGGCCAGCAACAGTTTATCGAACGTATCCGCCAAATTTCGTTTGATGAAGTGGAAAAAGGCCGTGGCTTTTGTTACTGGGGAGCCGAGCTTATTGCATGGAAAGGTACGGAGGCCACCAATGCTTCGCCATGGGAAAACCAGGCTGTTTTTGATTTTGAGAATAAAGCCCTTCCGGTTTTGTCGGTGTTCGGGGAGGAATAG
- a CDS encoding nucleoside kinase, whose amino-acid sequence MQNVEIYCRNTHTSHTYPMGTSLLEISKDLNIKLENTVCGAIVNHQVKELSFCVVKPKHIEFIDFTHPDGMRMYIRSLIFVLYAAVKEVMPHVSFKVQNGISNGYFCELQGLEREISDSDLFSIKQEMNALIEADIPFVKKGMINSHAVDLLVKQGLEDKAELFDQQGHMYSYLYFLNELGDYFYGNLLPSTAYISNYGIVPYFDGILLQIPRRKHFNKLRKVVYNDKLFEIFQEQKDWAGILNVSTIGSLNNFALQNRSGDIIKISEALHEKKIAEIANQISARGNGTKVVLVAGPSASGKTTFSKRLGVQLAVNGMHPYQVSLDDYFVDREHTPKDENGEYDFEALEAIDIQFFNHQLIELFEGKEVRLPKFDFHSGKRMQNGKTLKLEKDDILIVEGIHGMNPGLLTDVHEENTFKIFISALTQISVDEHTHISTADNRLLRRMIRDSKYRGYRASETIKRWPSVRKGEEKNIFPYQENADVMFNSATIYELAVLKKYADPILKSVLENQPEYTESTRLLEFLSYFKPISDEEIPPTSLLREFLGGSSFAY is encoded by the coding sequence ATGCAAAATGTTGAGATTTATTGCCGAAACACACATACGTCCCATACTTATCCGATGGGAACATCCTTGCTCGAAATAAGTAAAGATTTAAACATAAAACTTGAGAATACGGTTTGTGGAGCAATTGTAAACCATCAGGTTAAAGAGTTATCGTTTTGTGTGGTTAAGCCAAAACATATCGAGTTTATCGACTTTACTCATCCCGATGGAATGAGAATGTATATTCGTAGTTTAATTTTTGTGTTGTATGCCGCTGTAAAAGAGGTGATGCCACACGTATCGTTTAAGGTGCAAAACGGAATTAGTAATGGCTACTTTTGCGAGTTGCAGGGCCTGGAACGCGAAATTTCTGACTCTGATCTTTTCTCCATAAAACAGGAAATGAATGCACTTATTGAGGCTGATATTCCATTTGTAAAAAAAGGAATGATTAACTCTCATGCCGTTGATTTACTCGTAAAACAAGGTTTGGAAGATAAAGCTGAATTGTTTGATCAGCAGGGGCATATGTATTCCTATCTTTACTTTTTAAACGAATTGGGAGACTACTTCTACGGTAACTTGTTGCCTTCAACCGCTTATATTTCCAATTACGGTATAGTGCCTTATTTTGATGGAATTCTTTTGCAAATTCCACGACGCAAGCATTTTAATAAGCTGCGCAAAGTGGTGTATAACGACAAACTTTTTGAAATTTTTCAGGAGCAGAAAGACTGGGCAGGTATTTTAAATGTGTCAACCATCGGAAGTTTGAACAACTTTGCACTTCAGAACAGGAGTGGCGATATTATAAAAATTTCGGAGGCACTGCATGAGAAAAAGATTGCTGAAATTGCCAACCAGATTTCAGCACGCGGTAACGGTACAAAAGTGGTATTGGTGGCCGGTCCGTCGGCATCAGGAAAAACCACGTTTAGTAAGCGTTTAGGTGTGCAACTGGCCGTAAACGGAATGCATCCGTACCAGGTTTCGCTCGATGATTATTTTGTAGACCGCGAACATACGCCGAAAGATGAAAATGGAGAATACGATTTTGAAGCACTGGAAGCGATCGATATACAGTTCTTTAATCATCAGCTGATTGAACTTTTCGAAGGGAAAGAAGTGCGTTTGCCGAAGTTCGATTTTCATAGCGGTAAACGTATGCAAAACGGAAAAACACTAAAACTTGAAAAAGATGATATTCTAATCGTAGAAGGAATTCATGGAATGAATCCCGGTTTGTTGACCGATGTGCACGAGGAAAATACATTTAAGATTTTTATCTCGGCCCTGACTCAGATTTCGGTGGATGAACATACCCATATTTCTACGGCCGATAATCGTTTGTTACGACGTATGATTCGCGATAGTAAATACCGCGGATACCGTGCTTCGGAGACAATAAAACGCTGGCCATCGGTTCGGAAGGGAGAAGAGAAAAATATCTTTCCGTATCAGGAAAATGCCGATGTGATGTTTAACTCGGCAACCATTTATGAGTTGGCTGTGCTTAAAAAATATGCTGATCCGATATTAAAATCAGTACTTGAAAATCAACCGGAATACACCGAGTCAACACGATTATTAGAGTTCTTGTCGTATTTTAAACCTATAAGTGATGAGGAAATACCACCTACATCATTACTACGTGAGTTTTTAGGGGGCAGCAGTTTTGCTTATTAA
- the bla gene encoding subclass B1 metallo-beta-lactamase, translating to MNSKTIFFLLIGIITITFCNAQTGDRIVINYDIQLVHLQDSVFLHITWDEDENFGRFSSNGLIIIRNGHALMIDTPMDNEKTEKLTIYIQDSFGAKLEKLISGHYHNDCLGGLAYLQSIGVESIANSMTIAKCKELGLPVPSTAFTDSLIFDFYGEPIECRYFGAGHSFDNITVWLPHEKILFGGCLVKSANSRNLGNLSDAVVEAWDTTAKQVMLKYPDIKIVVPGHGPLGGSELLSHTIGLVVTKKNN from the coding sequence ATGAACAGCAAAACCATCTTCTTTCTGCTAATCGGAATCATCACAATCACGTTTTGTAATGCACAAACCGGTGATCGAATTGTAATTAACTACGATATCCAACTGGTGCATCTTCAGGATTCGGTTTTTCTGCATATTACCTGGGACGAAGACGAAAACTTTGGCCGCTTTTCTTCCAATGGTTTGATTATAATCCGAAACGGCCACGCACTGATGATCGACACACCTATGGACAATGAGAAAACCGAAAAGCTTACAATATACATTCAAGATTCGTTTGGTGCTAAGTTGGAAAAACTGATATCGGGGCATTACCACAACGATTGTTTGGGAGGCCTCGCCTATCTTCAAAGTATCGGGGTGGAATCAATCGCAAATTCAATGACCATAGCCAAATGTAAGGAACTGGGATTGCCGGTGCCGTCAACAGCTTTCACCGACTCGCTGATCTTTGATTTTTATGGCGAACCAATCGAATGTCGCTACTTTGGTGCCGGGCATTCGTTTGACAACATTACAGTTTGGCTTCCACACGAAAAGATATTGTTTGGTGGCTGCCTGGTAAAATCTGCCAATTCACGAAATCTTGGCAACCTCAGCGATGCAGTAGTTGAGGCCTGGGATACAACGGCAAAACAAGTAATGCTAAAATATCCCGATATTAAAATTGTAGTTCCCGGACATGGTCCGCTTGGTGGATCAGAATTATTAAGTCACACAATCGGGTTGGTTGTGACAAAAAAAAATAATTGA
- a CDS encoding NAD(P)/FAD-dependent oxidoreductase has translation MKSTKKIVIVGGGFAGLELVKRLGNSNNYKVVLVDSNNYNFFPPLIYQVSTGFMEPSAISYPFRKILRKFDNAGFRLGSLEKVVPEENKIILSNGELEYDILVMATGTETNFFGNENIERDSLPMKTISDSLSLRNVILTRLDRATRIQDEEERKKHLTFVIAGAGPTGVELSGILSEMRSSIIIKDYPELKKSDLGEISLIDGQDSVLASMSEQAQKYTAKKLSELGVKLIMNTMVKDFRNETVYLSNGKEIPSKNLIWAAGVSAKSFPGFAEDCFGAGKRLKTNEFNQVHSYNNIYALGDCALVFGDKNYPNGHPQLAQPALQQAKNLAENLMQNDKNWKPFQYTDKGSLAIIGRNKAVLDFPGQKHSVTGFSAWLIWIFVHIMGLVNFKNKARTLYNWLGYYIYKDQYFRMIIKPTERENR, from the coding sequence ATGAAGAGCACAAAAAAGATTGTTATTGTGGGAGGAGGTTTTGCAGGGTTGGAACTTGTAAAACGATTGGGGAATTCTAACAACTATAAGGTTGTTTTGGTCGACAGTAACAACTATAATTTCTTTCCGCCACTAATTTACCAGGTTTCTACCGGTTTTATGGAACCGTCGGCTATAAGTTATCCGTTCCGGAAAATTCTGCGAAAATTTGATAACGCCGGTTTTCGGTTGGGTTCTCTTGAAAAAGTTGTGCCCGAAGAGAATAAAATAATATTGAGCAACGGCGAACTGGAATACGATATTCTGGTAATGGCAACCGGTACCGAGACGAATTTCTTTGGGAACGAAAACATTGAACGGGATAGTTTGCCCATGAAAACGATAAGCGATTCATTGTCGCTGCGAAATGTTATTTTAACCCGGCTCGACCGCGCCACAAGAATTCAGGATGAAGAAGAGCGGAAAAAACACCTCACCTTTGTTATTGCCGGCGCAGGACCTACCGGAGTTGAACTTTCGGGTATTTTGTCCGAAATGAGAAGTTCGATTATTATTAAAGATTATCCGGAATTAAAGAAATCAGATCTTGGTGAAATAAGTCTGATTGACGGGCAGGATTCCGTTTTAGCGTCCATGTCGGAACAAGCCCAAAAATACACCGCTAAAAAATTATCGGAACTGGGAGTAAAATTAATCATGAATACCATGGTAAAAGACTTTCGCAACGAAACGGTGTATTTATCCAATGGCAAGGAAATTCCATCGAAAAACCTGATTTGGGCAGCCGGAGTTTCGGCAAAATCATTTCCGGGTTTCGCAGAAGATTGTTTTGGAGCCGGTAAACGATTAAAAACGAATGAATTTAATCAGGTTCACTCCTACAACAACATTTATGCGCTAGGCGACTGCGCCCTGGTTTTTGGCGATAAAAATTACCCCAACGGACACCCGCAACTGGCACAACCGGCCTTGCAACAGGCAAAAAATCTGGCCGAAAATTTAATGCAAAATGACAAAAATTGGAAGCCGTTTCAATACACCGACAAAGGTTCGCTGGCAATAATTGGAAGAAACAAAGCAGTGCTCGATTTTCCGGGGCAGAAACATTCGGTAACAGGTTTTAGCGCCTGGCTTATTTGGATTTTTGTGCACATTATGGGACTGGTAAATTTTAAAAACAAAGCACGAACCCTGTACAACTGGCTGGGGTATTACATTTACAAAGACCAGTATTTCAGAATGATTATTAAACCAACAGAAAGGGAGAACCGTTAA
- the uvrA gene encoding excinuclease ABC subunit UvrA — MTKNKVEKDTDVQLAELESEEKIIVQGARVHNLRNIDVDIPRNKLTVITGLSGSGKSSLAFDTIYAEGQRRYIETFSAYARSFLGNMERPDVDKITGLSPVISIEQKVTTRNPRSTVGTVTEIYDFLRLLYARAGEAFSYNTGEKMVKYTEEKIINLIKSDFAGKRINILAPVVKGRKGHYRELFEQIRRKGFLTARIDGELTELMHNHKVDRYKNHFIEILIDKLVVDEASTKRLKDSVQTAMKHGHGILMILDHDTNDAKYYSRLLMCPSTGISYNEPAPHNFSFNSPQGACPKCNGLGRVTEIDLDKIMPEKNKSIHKGGIAPLGPYKNTLIFWQIEALGEKHGFTLKTPVKDIPEEGLNEVLFGTNDRIQLKNTPLGNSMNYMMSYDGVIKYIDNQREESTSKTAQKWANQFVKTIECPECKGMRLKKESLHFKIDGKNISELAKLDLDELGEWLNGLEERITERQLKIGAEVIKEIRDRLGFMLGVGLNYLALDRTAQSLSGGESQRIRLATQIGSQLVNVLYILDEPSIGLHHRDNLKLIQALEQLRDSGNSVIVVEHDRDTMLHADHLIDMGPHAGRHGGEVVAAGTPKQVLKSKSLTADYLNNKKQIEVPAVRRNGKSDIFKITGCSGNNLNNVTVEIPLGKFICVTGVSGSGKSTLINETLQPILSQHFYKSLKDPLPYKKVEGLDLIDKVIRVDQSPIGRTPRSNPVTYTNVFGDIRSLFAQLPEAKIRGYKPGRFSFNVKGGRCEECQGGGLKLIEMNFLPDVYVHCDKCNGKRYNRETLEVRYKGKSISDVLDMTINQGVEFFEHIPSIATKLSTLQDVGLGYITLGQSSTTLSGGESQRVKLAAELAKRDTGKTIYILDEPTTGLHFEDVRVLLEVLNKLVEKGNTVIVIEHNMDVIKVADHIIDIGPEGGKHGGKILCTGTPEEICKNKKSHTAKYLKQELGL, encoded by the coding sequence ATGACGAAGAACAAAGTAGAAAAAGATACTGATGTGCAACTGGCCGAACTGGAGTCGGAAGAAAAGATCATCGTTCAGGGCGCTCGTGTACATAACCTCCGAAATATTGATGTTGACATTCCACGAAATAAATTAACGGTTATAACCGGTTTGAGTGGGAGCGGAAAATCATCGCTGGCATTTGATACGATTTATGCCGAGGGACAGCGTCGTTACATCGAAACATTTTCGGCTTATGCACGCTCGTTTTTGGGAAATATGGAACGCCCCGATGTGGATAAAATTACGGGTTTGAGTCCGGTAATTTCCATCGAGCAAAAAGTGACTACCCGAAATCCACGATCGACGGTTGGAACCGTAACCGAAATTTACGACTTTTTGCGTTTGTTGTATGCCCGCGCCGGCGAAGCATTTTCGTACAACACCGGCGAAAAAATGGTGAAATACACCGAAGAAAAAATCATTAACCTGATAAAAAGTGATTTTGCCGGGAAACGAATCAATATTCTGGCACCGGTTGTAAAAGGCCGTAAAGGACATTACCGCGAACTGTTTGAGCAAATCCGCCGCAAAGGATTCCTGACGGCACGTATTGATGGAGAACTGACCGAATTGATGCACAACCATAAGGTTGATCGGTATAAAAATCACTTTATCGAGATTCTGATCGATAAATTGGTAGTTGATGAAGCCAGTACAAAACGCTTGAAAGACAGCGTGCAGACGGCCATGAAACATGGCCACGGAATTCTGATGATCCTCGATCACGATACCAATGATGCCAAATATTACAGCCGTTTGTTGATGTGTCCGTCTACCGGAATTTCGTATAACGAACCGGCGCCGCATAATTTTTCATTCAACTCGCCGCAGGGTGCTTGTCCTAAATGTAATGGGCTTGGCCGCGTTACCGAAATCGACCTTGACAAGATTATGCCCGAGAAGAATAAAAGTATTCACAAAGGCGGAATTGCCCCGCTTGGGCCATACAAAAACACGCTTATTTTCTGGCAGATCGAAGCCTTGGGAGAGAAACATGGTTTTACCTTAAAAACGCCTGTTAAAGATATTCCTGAAGAAGGACTAAACGAAGTGCTGTTTGGCACGAACGATCGCATTCAACTAAAAAATACACCACTGGGTAACAGCATGAATTACATGATGAGTTACGATGGTGTAATAAAATACATCGATAATCAGCGCGAAGAAAGCACCTCAAAAACAGCACAAAAATGGGCCAATCAGTTTGTAAAGACCATTGAGTGCCCAGAGTGTAAAGGCATGCGATTAAAGAAAGAATCGCTGCATTTTAAAATCGACGGGAAAAACATCTCGGAGCTGGCAAAGCTTGATTTGGATGAATTGGGCGAGTGGCTGAATGGTTTGGAAGAACGAATTACGGAGCGTCAGCTAAAGATTGGTGCCGAAGTGATAAAAGAAATCCGCGACCGCCTTGGTTTTATGCTGGGCGTAGGGTTAAATTACCTGGCCCTCGACCGCACTGCGCAAAGCCTATCGGGTGGTGAATCGCAGCGTATTCGATTGGCTACACAAATTGGATCGCAGTTGGTAAATGTCCTTTACATTCTCGATGAGCCAAGTATCGGGCTGCATCATCGCGATAACCTGAAATTGATTCAGGCGCTGGAGCAACTACGCGACTCGGGTAACTCGGTTATTGTGGTTGAACACGACCGCGATACCATGTTACATGCCGATCATCTGATTGATATGGGACCGCATGCCGGTCGTCATGGAGGTGAAGTGGTAGCTGCCGGAACGCCAAAGCAAGTGCTGAAATCCAAATCACTAACTGCCGATTACCTCAATAATAAAAAACAGATTGAAGTGCCTGCTGTGCGCCGAAACGGGAAGTCGGATATTTTTAAAATTACAGGATGTTCGGGGAATAACCTGAACAATGTAACGGTAGAAATTCCACTGGGAAAATTTATCTGTGTTACCGGTGTTTCGGGATCAGGAAAATCGACTTTGATAAATGAAACGCTGCAGCCCATTTTGAGCCAGCATTTTTACAAGTCGTTGAAAGATCCGTTGCCATACAAAAAAGTAGAAGGACTGGATTTGATTGACAAAGTTATTCGCGTTGATCAGTCGCCAATTGGCCGCACGCCGCGCTCAAACCCGGTTACCTATACCAATGTTTTTGGCGACATTCGAAGTTTATTTGCGCAGTTGCCCGAAGCAAAAATCCGTGGATATAAACCCGGTCGCTTCTCGTTTAACGTAAAAGGCGGGCGTTGCGAAGAATGTCAGGGTGGGGGATTGAAACTTATTGAAATGAACTTTTTGCCCGATGTGTATGTGCATTGCGATAAATGCAACGGTAAACGCTACAACCGCGAAACGCTGGAGGTGCGCTACAAAGGAAAATCAATCAGCGATGTGCTGGACATGACCATCAACCAGGGTGTGGAGTTTTTCGAGCACATTCCATCAATTGCAACAAAACTGAGTACTTTGCAGGATGTTGGTTTGGGGTATATCACACTGGGGCAGTCGTCAACAACACTTTCGGGGGGCGAATCGCAACGTGTAAAACTGGCTGCCGAACTCGCCAAACGCGACACCGGAAAAACCATATACATTCTTGATGAACCAACAACCGGATTGCATTTCGAAGATGTGCGTGTATTACTCGAAGTATTGAATAAACTGGTAGAGAAAGGAAACACCGTAATCGTAATCGAGCACAATATGGATGTTATTAAAGTTGCCGATCACATTATTGATATTGGTCCGGAAGGCGGAAAGCACGGAGGAAAAATACTTTGTACCGGTACACCGGAAGAAATCTGTAAAAACAAAAAATCGCATACCGCTAAATACCTTAAACAGGAGTTAGGATTGTAA
- a CDS encoding MFS transporter produces the protein MFEKLYHYLNKGDKKQVCTDITEDACQYVPRNFFLQIFSNVFTQLGDTLSNPKTVLTWLMSYVSAPVYLISLIVPLRESGSMVPQVFFAQLIHKRAIRKWLWVIGALLQFLAIGAIGIIALNFKGFSAGWLIVGAVILFSLSRSMSSLTSKDITGKTIPKTRRGRMKGYSVSVSGVLVLAAGLFMLYQSRNDATISFYTNIIFFASATWLVAALIYSRIKEFPSEIQDEKDDKESILSSFALLKTDKHFRDFIVARTLLLCTALSAPFYVVLAQEHVGKEAYLLGLFIIAKGVASIVSSPIWGKYADKSSKNIMAIAVLIASVLGIFIFFTISYFDTLRSAKWIYPVVLFIFGIAHQGVRLGRKTYVIDMATGNERTSYVSVSNTVIGIILLLVGGLSALVSLLSVEGVILLLSILGLAGAYKSYKLPNVEKI, from the coding sequence ATGTTCGAAAAACTGTACCATTACCTGAATAAAGGAGACAAAAAACAAGTTTGTACCGACATTACCGAAGATGCATGCCAATATGTTCCGCGCAATTTCTTTTTGCAAATATTCAGTAATGTATTTACTCAACTAGGCGATACACTAAGCAACCCCAAAACCGTTTTAACCTGGCTAATGAGCTATGTAAGCGCGCCGGTTTACCTCATAAGTTTAATTGTGCCGCTGCGCGAATCGGGGTCGATGGTGCCACAGGTATTTTTTGCTCAATTGATTCATAAACGCGCCATCCGAAAATGGCTGTGGGTAATTGGAGCCTTGCTGCAGTTTTTGGCCATCGGAGCCATTGGAATTATTGCCCTTAATTTTAAAGGATTTTCTGCCGGATGGCTGATTGTTGGCGCTGTTATACTTTTTAGTTTATCACGAAGTATGAGCTCGCTGACATCGAAAGATATTACCGGGAAAACCATTCCCAAAACCCGGCGCGGACGAATGAAAGGCTATTCCGTTTCGGTGTCGGGTGTACTGGTGCTGGCAGCAGGATTGTTTATGTTGTATCAATCGAGAAATGACGCTACCATATCGTTTTACACCAATATTATATTTTTTGCGTCGGCAACCTGGCTGGTGGCGGCACTTATCTATTCGCGAATTAAAGAATTTCCAAGCGAAATACAGGACGAAAAAGATGACAAAGAAAGTATACTCTCGAGTTTTGCCCTGCTAAAAACCGATAAACATTTCCGCGATTTTATCGTTGCCCGCACGCTGCTTCTGTGCACAGCTTTATCGGCGCCTTTTTATGTTGTTCTGGCGCAGGAACATGTTGGAAAAGAAGCTTATCTGCTTGGGCTGTTTATCATTGCCAAAGGAGTTGCATCCATTGTAAGTTCGCCAATATGGGGCAAATATGCCGATAAATCGAGTAAGAATATTATGGCTATTGCAGTATTAATAGCCTCTGTTTTAGGAATATTTATATTCTTCACCATCTCGTATTTCGATACCCTGAGAAGTGCCAAATGGATTTATCCGGTTGTACTATTTATTTTTGGCATTGCGCACCAGGGCGTTCGTTTGGGCCGCAAAACCTATGTTATCGATATGGCCACCGGAAACGAACGCACCAGTTATGTATCCGTCAGCAATACGGTTATTGGCATTATTCTTTTGCTGGTGGGCGGGTTAAGTGCTTTGGTTTCGCTGTTGTCGGTTGAAGGCGTAATTTTGTTACTGTCGATACTTGGTTTGGCAGGTGCATACAAAAGCTACAAACTACCCAATGTGGAAAAAATATAG
- a CDS encoding lytic transglycosylase domain-containing protein, protein MKTKIWRRYVAPFLVVMNIAVVVILLLSAQSGNTEVVVNKDAKYEPVQLPDAVSFAGEKMPLDRFYVKEALDRELLSNAYFHSQTIRYIKTVPRYFRIIEPILKEHGIPDDFKYLAVAESGLNPRAISPARAVGFWQLMEGTAKDYGLEINSEVDERYHIEKATHVACEYIKKAYEKFGSWTMVAAAYNRGMTGVNRQIERQKEDDYYDLLITTETARYVYRIVALKLLLENPEKYNFNIPEEDKYQIIPTKKVEITGSVSNFADYAQKHGLSYKVFKDFNPWLRENELTYSGRKRYWVEIPEL, encoded by the coding sequence ATGAAGACAAAAATTTGGAGAAGATATGTAGCACCGTTTTTAGTGGTGATGAACATTGCAGTGGTAGTGATTCTTTTGTTATCAGCGCAATCGGGAAATACAGAAGTAGTTGTGAACAAGGATGCGAAATACGAGCCGGTTCAATTACCTGATGCCGTTAGTTTTGCCGGTGAGAAAATGCCGCTCGATCGGTTTTATGTGAAAGAGGCGCTCGATAGGGAATTGTTGTCCAACGCCTATTTTCATTCGCAAACAATACGCTACATAAAAACGGTTCCGCGTTATTTCCGTATCATCGAACCGATATTAAAAGAGCACGGTATTCCCGATGATTTTAAATACCTGGCAGTGGCCGAAAGCGGATTAAATCCGCGGGCAATTTCGCCAGCGCGTGCCGTAGGTTTCTGGCAGTTGATGGAAGGAACAGCCAAAGATTACGGACTGGAAATAAATAGCGAAGTTGACGAACGTTACCACATAGAGAAAGCAACGCATGTAGCGTGCGAGTACATAAAAAAGGCTTACGAAAAATTCGGAAGCTGGACGATGGTGGCTGCTGCCTATAACCGCGGAATGACCGGTGTAAATCGTCAGATTGAAAGGCAAAAGGAAGATGATTATTACGATTTGCTGATTACCACCGAAACAGCTCGTTATGTTTATCGAATAGTTGCGTTAAAATTGCTTCTTGAAAACCCGGAGAAATACAATTTTAATATTCCTGAAGAGGATAAATATCAAATAATTCCAACTAAAAAGGTTGAAATAACAGGTTCGGTGTCAAACTTTGCCGACTATGCACAAAAGCATGGGTTGAGCTATAAAGTGTTTAAGGATTTTAATCCATGGCTACGTGAAAATGAATTGACCTACTCGGGCCGAAAAAGATATTGGGTAGAAATTCCGGAATTGTAA